In Dehalococcoidales bacterium, the genomic stretch GGATAGTTAATATCCTGGAAGGGGAAAAGATCATTGAAACCGTCAACGACGGACTGATCGAAGTTAGGTCGGCTGACGATCCGACCACTTTAGTCTCAGTCGGACTTGATATTGTACTTATCACTGAAGCGGCCCGGATATCCAAGCTTGATGAGGTGTGGGCTAACCTGGAAACCAGGTTGATGTCTCCTGGCCGGGGGCCGAATGGAACTGGGGGGCTGGCGCTTATCAACAGTACCCCGATTGGCAGGAATTATTACTATCAAATGTTTAAGTGGGGCCAGAAAAAGGATCCCGATTACGACATTGACTGGGAAAGCTGGCAGTTTCCGTCGTTCAGCAATCCTTACTTGACCGCTAAAGATAAAAACTATCTGAAGAGGATGCAAAAACGGTATCCGGAACGGATATACAATCAGGAAATTCTTGGAGTATTTCTTGCCGAAGGGAATTCCGTGTTCCCAACCGCCGACGAGTGCGCTACATATATCGGTACCGGCCAGCCGGAACCCGGAGAATCATACGTTATTGGTTACGACCCCGCTCGGTCTATCGACAACAGCGGGGTTGTTATTCGTAACAGCAAAGGGGAAGCAGTGCGCGTCGAACAATGGCGCGGGAAGCCCTGGACAAGACAGATGGATGATATCGCTATCTTGTCCCAGCTTTATAACCACGCCCATGTCGTTATGGACCGCACCGGACTTGGGGAGACGTTGCCGGAAGCATTGGCGCAGCGCGGGATAAGCGTGGACCCGGTTTATATATCTAACCTGGAAAAAGAGAAGATGGTTAATAACCTGGCCATGCTCATCGAACAAAAATTTGTCTCCTATCCAAAGCACGAAGTTCTTATTAACGAGTTGAAGGATTACCAATATGTCATTTCTAAAACAGGGACTACCCGGTACTCAGCATCAGCTCAGTCAAGACACGACGACTTGGTAACGGCAGCTATGTTGGCGTTCAAAGATTTTAACTCACCTGAACTGGAACTGCCTTTTGTTGGGCTGCTGGGTGGAGTGTCAAAACAGACCGGTAAGAATAAAAAGCAAAAGACGGTGGCCTAAATGAGAAATAAGATAATCTGCGGTAGATGCGAAGAGATAATGGCTGGCATGGCCGATAACAGCGTAGATATTGTTATCACCGACCCGCCTTTCGGTGTCCGTAAAGACGAGGCTTGGGATGACAAAGACCGGTTTTTGCAGAATGTCCATATATGGCTCGACGAGTGCCTACGGGTCAGCAGGACCGGAGTGTTATGGTTTTGCGCCGAGAAGATGTTGTCGGTGATCCTGTCCCGGCGCCAAGATTTCTTCCAAAGGATTCTGAC encodes the following:
- a CDS encoding DNA methyltransferase, whose product is MRNKIICGRCEEIMAGMADNSVDIVITDPPFGVRKDEAWDDKDRFLQNVHIWLDECLRVSRTGVLWFCAEKMLSVILSRRQDFFQRILTWNKPPGSQYAGAMKNRIWFSSEPVLVFDKGGLGSKGKDAPFSYAVFNARTVPSKKFGCSTTKPVELMEWLIRHYTDPGDT